In Tamandua tetradactyla isolate mTamTet1 chromosome 7, mTamTet1.pri, whole genome shotgun sequence, the following are encoded in one genomic region:
- the PIP4K2C gene encoding phosphatidylinositol 5-phosphate 4-kinase type-2 gamma isoform X1 — MASSSVPPATVPAATAGPGPGFGFASKTKKKHFVQQKVKVFRAADPLVGVFLWGVAHSINELSQVPLPVMLLPDDFKASSKIKVNNHLFHRENLPSHFKFKEYCPQVFRNLRDRFGIDDQDYLVSLTRSPPNESEGSDGRFLISYDRTLVIKEVSSEDIADMHSNLSNYHQYIVKCHGSTLLPQFLGMYRVSVDSEDSYMLVMRNMFSHRLPVHRKYDLKGSLVSREASDKEKVKELPTLKDMDFLNKNQKVYIGEEEKKVFLEKLKRDVEFLVQLKIMDYSLLLGIHDIIRGSEPEEEGPVREEEPEGDGDCGLPGPPAVVGSYGTSPEGISGYIHSHRPLGPGEFESFIDVYAIRSAEGAPQKEVYFMGLIDILTQYDAKKKAAHAAKTVKHGAGAEISTVHPEQYAKRFLDFITNIFA, encoded by the exons ATGGCGTCCTCTTCGGTCCCGCCGGCCACCGTACCCGCCGCGACAGCCGGCCCCGGCCCAGGCTTCGGCTTCGCCTCCAAAACCAAGAAGAAGCATTTCGTGCAGCAGAAGGTGAAGGTGTTCCGGGCGGCCGACCCGCTGGTGGGCGTGTTTCTGTGGGGAGTCGCCCACTCG ATCAATGAGCTCAGCCAGGTGCCTCTTCCAGTGATGCTGCTGCCAGATGACTTTAAGGCCAGCTCCAAGATCAAGGTCAACAATCACCTTTTCCATAG GGAAAATCTGCCCAGTCATTTCAAGTTCAAGGAGTATTGTCCCCAGGTCTTCAGGAACCTCCGTGATCGATTTGGCATTGATGATCAGGATTACTTG GTGTCTCTTACCCGAAGTCCCCCAAATGAAAGTGAAGGCAGTGATGGTCGCTTCCTCATCTCATATGATCGGACTCTGGTCATCAAAGAAGTGTCCAGTGAGGACATTGCTGACATGCATAGCAACCTCTCCAACTACCATCAG TATATTGTGAAGTGCCACGGCAGCACGCTGCTGCCCCAGTTCCTCGGGATGTACCGCGTCAGTGTGGACAGTGAAGACAGCTACATGCTTGTCATGCGCAATATGTTTAGTCACCGTCTTCCTGTGCATAGGAAGTATGACCTCAAG GGCTCCCTAGTGTCCCGGGAAGCCAGTGATAAAGAAAAG GTTAAAGAATTGCCCACCCTTAAGGATATGGACTTTCTCAACAAGAATCAGAAAGTTTATATTggtgaagaggagaagaaagtgtTTTTAGAGAAGCTAAAGAGAGATGTGGAG TTCCTAGTACAGCTGAAGATCATGGACTACAGCCTTCTGTTGGGCATCCACGACATCATTCGGGGCTCTGAGCCAGAGGAGGAAGGGCCTGTGCGGGAGGAGGAGCCAGAGGGAGACGGGGACTGTGGCCTGCCTGGGCCTCCTGCTGTGGTGGGCTCCTATGGCACCTCCCCAGAGGGCATCAGCGGCTACATCCATTCACATCGGCCTCTAGGCCCTGGGGAGTTTGAATCCTTCATTGATGTCTACGCCATCCGGAGTGCTGAGG GggccccccagaaggaggtgtacttcaTGGGCCTCATTGACATCCTGACACAGTATGATGCCAAGAAGAAAGCAGCTCATGCAGCCAAAACTGTCAAGCATGGG GCTGGGGCAGAGATCTCCACTGTCCATCCTGAGCAGTATGCTAAGCGATTCTTGGATTTTATTACCAACATATTTGCCTAA
- the PIP4K2C gene encoding phosphatidylinositol 5-phosphate 4-kinase type-2 gamma isoform X2: MLLPDDFKASSKIKVNNHLFHRENLPSHFKFKEYCPQVFRNLRDRFGIDDQDYLVSLTRSPPNESEGSDGRFLISYDRTLVIKEVSSEDIADMHSNLSNYHQYIVKCHGSTLLPQFLGMYRVSVDSEDSYMLVMRNMFSHRLPVHRKYDLKGSLVSREASDKEKVKELPTLKDMDFLNKNQKVYIGEEEKKVFLEKLKRDVEFLVQLKIMDYSLLLGIHDIIRGSEPEEEGPVREEEPEGDGDCGLPGPPAVVGSYGTSPEGISGYIHSHRPLGPGEFESFIDVYAIRSAEGAPQKEVYFMGLIDILTQYDAKKKAAHAAKTVKHGAGAEISTVHPEQYAKRFLDFITNIFA; the protein is encoded by the exons ATGCTGCTGCCAGATGACTTTAAGGCCAGCTCCAAGATCAAGGTCAACAATCACCTTTTCCATAG GGAAAATCTGCCCAGTCATTTCAAGTTCAAGGAGTATTGTCCCCAGGTCTTCAGGAACCTCCGTGATCGATTTGGCATTGATGATCAGGATTACTTG GTGTCTCTTACCCGAAGTCCCCCAAATGAAAGTGAAGGCAGTGATGGTCGCTTCCTCATCTCATATGATCGGACTCTGGTCATCAAAGAAGTGTCCAGTGAGGACATTGCTGACATGCATAGCAACCTCTCCAACTACCATCAG TATATTGTGAAGTGCCACGGCAGCACGCTGCTGCCCCAGTTCCTCGGGATGTACCGCGTCAGTGTGGACAGTGAAGACAGCTACATGCTTGTCATGCGCAATATGTTTAGTCACCGTCTTCCTGTGCATAGGAAGTATGACCTCAAG GGCTCCCTAGTGTCCCGGGAAGCCAGTGATAAAGAAAAG GTTAAAGAATTGCCCACCCTTAAGGATATGGACTTTCTCAACAAGAATCAGAAAGTTTATATTggtgaagaggagaagaaagtgtTTTTAGAGAAGCTAAAGAGAGATGTGGAG TTCCTAGTACAGCTGAAGATCATGGACTACAGCCTTCTGTTGGGCATCCACGACATCATTCGGGGCTCTGAGCCAGAGGAGGAAGGGCCTGTGCGGGAGGAGGAGCCAGAGGGAGACGGGGACTGTGGCCTGCCTGGGCCTCCTGCTGTGGTGGGCTCCTATGGCACCTCCCCAGAGGGCATCAGCGGCTACATCCATTCACATCGGCCTCTAGGCCCTGGGGAGTTTGAATCCTTCATTGATGTCTACGCCATCCGGAGTGCTGAGG GggccccccagaaggaggtgtacttcaTGGGCCTCATTGACATCCTGACACAGTATGATGCCAAGAAGAAAGCAGCTCATGCAGCCAAAACTGTCAAGCATGGG GCTGGGGCAGAGATCTCCACTGTCCATCCTGAGCAGTATGCTAAGCGATTCTTGGATTTTATTACCAACATATTTGCCTAA
- the DTX3 gene encoding putative E3 ubiquitin-protein ligase DTX3, translating into MSFVLSRMAACGGTCKNKVTVSKPVWDFLSKETPARLARLREEHRVSILIDGETSDIYVLQLSPQGPPPAPPNGLYLARKALKGLLKEAEKELKKAQRQGELMGCLALGGGGEHPELHRPGPPPLRAAPLLPPGARGLPPPPPPLPPPLPPRLREEAEEQESTCPICLGEIQNAKTLEKCRHSFCEGCITRALQVKKACPMCGRFYGQLVGNQPQNGRMLVSKDATLLLPSYEKYGTIVIQYVFPPGVQGAEHPNPGVRYPGTTRVAYLPDCPEGNKVLTLFRKAFDQRLTFTIGTSMTTGRPNVITWNDIHHKTSCTGGPQLFGYPDPTYLTRVQEELRAKGITDD; encoded by the exons A TGTCGTTCGTCCTGTCCAGAATGGCAGCCTGTGGAGGCACCTGCAAAAACAAAGTGACCGTCTCCAAGCCTGTGTGGGACTTCCTGAGCAAGGAGACCCCGGCGCGGCTGGCCCGGCTTCGGGAAGAGCACCGTGTGTCCATCCTCATAGATGGCGAGACCTCTGACATATATGTTCTCCAGCTTTCCCCACAGGGCCCTCCCCCGGCCCCTCCCAATGGGCTCTACCTTGCCCGGAAGGCTCTCAAGGGGCTGCtaaaagaggcagagaaagagctGAAAAAAGCTCAAAGGCAGGGGGAGCTTATGGGCTGCCTggctttggggggtgggggggagcaccCTGAGCTGCACCGCCCAGGCCCACCCCCTCTCCGAGCAGCCCCACTCCTGCCCCCAGGGGCACGGGGGCTTCCCCCGCCTCCCCCTCCCCTACCTCCTCCACTTCCCCCACGGCTTCGGGAGGAGGCAGAAGAGCAGGAGAGCACCTGTCCCATCTGTCTGGGGGAGATCCAGAACGCCAAGACATTGGAGAAATGCCGGCACTCGTTCTGCGAGGGCTGCATCACCCGGGCCCTGCAGGTGAAAAAGGCCTGCCCCATGTGCGGGCGTTTCTACGGGCAGCTGGtgggcaaccagccccagaatgggCGGATGCTGGTCTCTAAGGACGCCACCCTCCTACTGCCCAGCTATGAGAAGTACGGCACCATTGTCATCCAGTACGTCTTCCCGCCCGGTGTCCAGGGG GCTGAACACCCAAACCCAGGCGTCCGGTACCCTGGCACCACACGGGTGGCCTACCTCCCAGACTGCCCAGAGGGCAACAAGGTGCTGACCCTGTTCCGCAAGGCATTTGATCAGCGTCTCACCTTCACTATCGGCACGTCCATGACCACAGGGAGACCAAATGTCATCACCTGGAACGACATCCACCACAAGACCAGCTGCACAGGGGGACCCCAACT GTTTGGGTACCCAGACCCCACTTACCTGACCCGGGTGCAAGAGGAACTGAGAGCCAAGGGTATCACAGATGACTGA